One window of the Rhipicephalus sanguineus isolate Rsan-2018 chromosome 4, BIME_Rsan_1.4, whole genome shotgun sequence genome contains the following:
- the LOC119388915 gene encoding uncharacterized protein LOC119388915 produces MSSSTASLLFIVVLLVVQSVFVGSLFLPFGGIASAANGIIGFKVSVAASLLSMLGKGFTGTFNLRAGTAFADSSSEELNGRSGLLGYDMTTTTERTEIKVPISALQDVLNVDEEQKHQTDLLFTFLKGIDDRGCVSRMVCESVADAIRLGKVGNATKNFFDTNVGVETGDVSVFVAAAKTGRSRGLAGCAQAFPECTANLPHILTAARLM; encoded by the exons ATGTCGTCTTCGACTGCCTCCCTCCTGTTCATCGTCGTGCTTCTGGTTGTGCAGAGCGTGTTCGTGGGTAGCCTCTTCCTGCCGTTCGGTGGCATCGCGTCCGCGGCGAACGGCATTATCGGCTTCAAGGTCTCCGTGGCTGCTTCTTTGCTGTCCATGCTTGGCAAGGGATTCACCGGTACGTTCAACCTCAGAGCCGGCACGGCCTTCGCGGATTCTTCGTCCGAAGAGCTCAACGGACGTAGTGGTCTTCTGGGCTACGACATGACGACAACAACCGAGAGGACAGAAATTAAGGTTCCTATATCTGCGCTCCAAGACGTACTCAA CGTGGACGAGGAGCAGAAGCACCAGACAGACCTGCTATTCACCTTCCTGAAGGGGATCGACGACCGGGGATGTGTCTCGCGCATGGTTTGCGAGAGCGTTGCCGACGCAATACGCCTCGGCAAAGTGGGTAACGCGACTAAGAATTTCTTCGACACCAACGTTGGTGTCGAAACTGGAGATGTCTCGGTGTTTGTCGCCGCCGCCAAGACTGGCCGATCGCGGGGCCTCGCCGGATGTGCGCAGGCCTTCCCAGAGTGCACCGCCAACCTCCCTCACATCCTCACCGCTGCCCGGTTGATGTAA